Proteins encoded by one window of Cervus canadensis isolate Bull #8, Minnesota chromosome 18, ASM1932006v1, whole genome shotgun sequence:
- the NTN5 gene encoding netrin-5 produces the protein MPVTFALWLLLSQASADPDPCYHPGGRPRFCLPPVTQLAGMAASCPQACGPSPGVDLGPRAPCNGSLTLGLGGPFLLSSVSLRFCTPGPPALVLSAAWAIGGPWRSLWRRPAWPGALGGPERVTFRVPAGPKASVVASHLRLELGGRGGLAAAGVRGRCQCHGHAARCAARDRPPRCRCRHHTTGPGCESCRPSHRDWPWRPATPQHPHPCLPCSCNQHARRCRFNSELFRLSGGRSGGVCERCRHHTAGRHCHYCQPGFWRDPGQPINSRKACRACQCHPIGATGGTCNQTSGQCSCKLGVAGLTCNRCGPGYQQSRSPRMPCQRIPEATTTLATTPQAYSLDPQCQNYCNTSDTRIHMSLRRYCQQDYVLHAQVLASEAADTAWQRLAVRVLAVYKQRARPVRRGSQAAWVPRADLTCGCLRLRPANHYLLLGSTAGSPDPTRLVLDRHGLALPWRPRWARPLRRLQQEEHAGGCRGLRPSTPSPEPRL, from the exons ATGCCCGTGACCTTTGCCCTCTGGCTCCTCCTGAGCCAGGCCAGCGCAGACCCGGACCCATGTTACCACCCTGGGGGCCGCCCCCGCTTCTGCCTCCCACCCGTGACCCAGCTGGCTGGCATGGCTGCCTCCTGTCCCCAGGCCTGTGGCCCCTCCCCGGGCGTGGACCTCGGCCCGCGGGCCCCCTGCAATGGCAGTCTGACCCTGGGCCTGGGGGGCCCTTTCCTCCTGTCGTCCGTCAGCCTGCGCTTCTGCACCCCAGGACCCCCAGCCCTGGTCCTGTCTGCTGCCTGGGCCATCGGAGGGCCCTGGAGGTCACTGTGGCGCAGGCCCGCCTGGCCGGGGGCATTGGGAGGGCCCGAGAGGGTGACCTTCCGGGTCCCAGCGGGCCCTAAGGCCAGCGTGGTGGCCAGTCACCTCCGCCTGGAGCTCGGGGGCCGAGGGGGGCTGGCAGCTGCGGGCGTGAGAGGCCGCTGCCAGTGCCACGGCCACGCTGCCCGCTGCGCTGCCCGCGACCGGCCGCCTCGCTGCCGCTGCCGCCACCACACCACCGGCCCGGGCTGTGAGAGCTGCCGGCCATCCCACCGCGACTGGCCTTGGCGGCCCGCCACGCCCCAGCACCCTCACCCTTGCCTGC CCTGCTCCTGCAACCAGCACGCGCGACGCTGCAGGTTCAACTCGGAGCTGTTCAGGCTGTCTGGCGGCCGGAGTGGGGGCGTTTGTGAGCGGTGCCGCCACCACACAGCCGGGCGGCACTGCCACTACTGCCAGCCAGGGTTCTGGAGGGACCCCGGCCAGCCCATCAACAGCCGCAAGGCCTGCAGGG CCTGCCAGTGCCATCCTATTGGGGCGACAGGCGGTACCTGCAACCAGACCAGTGGGCAGTGCTCCTGCAAGTTAGGGGTCGCTGGCCTGACCTGCAACCGCTGCGGTCCTGGCTACCAGCAGAGCCGCTCCCCCAGGATGCCCTGCCAGC GAATCCCAGAGGCGACAACCACCCTTGCTACAACCCCTCAAGCTTACAGCTTGG ACCCTCAGTGTCAAAACTATTGCAATACCTCGGACACCAGGATACACATGAGCCTTCGGAGGTACTGCCAGCAGGACTACG TGCTCCACGCGCAGGTGCTGGCGTCCGAGGCCGCAGACACGGCATGGCAGCGGCTGGCCGTGCGCGTGCTGGCCGTGTACAAGCAGCGAGCGCGGCCCGTGCGCCGTGGTAGCCAGGCCGCCTGGGTGCCCCGTGCCGATCTGACGTGCGGATGTTTGCGCCTGCGGCCCGCCAACCACTACCTGCTGCTGGGCAGCACGGCTGGCAGCCCAGATCCTACACGCCTTGTCCTCGACCGCCACGGCCTCGCGCTGCCCTGGAGGCCGCGCTGGGCCCGGCCGCTGCGGCGGCTGCAGCAGGAAGAGCACGCTGGGGGGTGCCGCGGCCTGCGGCCTTCGACCCCGAGCCCCGAACCCAGGCTCTAG
- the LOC122420846 gene encoding galactoside 2-alpha-L-fucosyltransferase SEC1 isoform X1: MSAIAPQRPAAGHPRAGWPRKLKTAAMRFWATCPSSSTLSFLFVIFAVSTVFHCHRRLALVPTPWAYAGRVVLFPRHLHGGVFTINAIGRLGNQMGEYATLYALAKMNGRAAFIPPQMHSTLAPIFRITLPVLHDATARSIPWENYHLNDWMEEQYRHIPGEYVRLTGYPCSWTFYHHLRAEILQEFTLHAHVREEAQNFLRGLRVNGSRPSTYVGVHVRRGDYVHVMPNVWKGVVADRRYLEQALDWFRARHRSPLFVITSDDMAWCRRNINSSHQDVVFAGNGRQGSPARDFALLTQCNHTVITVGTFGIWAAYLTGGNTVYLANFTLPGSRFHMVFKPQAAFLPEWVGIAANLGQARGSHP, encoded by the exons ATGAGCGCCATCGCCCCGCAGCGGCCCGCAGCTGGACATCCCCGAGCAGGCTGGCCCAGGAAGCTCAAGACAG CCGCCATGAGATTCTGGGCCACCTGcccttcctcctccaccctctccttcctctttgtcATCTTTGCGGTGTCCACTGTTTTCCATTGCCACCGGCGCCTGGCCCTGGTGCCCACCCCTTGGGCCTATGCAGGTCGCGTGGTCTTGTTCCCCAGACACCTTCATGGGGGCGTGTTCACCATCAACGCCATAGGCCGCCTGGGGAACCAGATGGGGGAGTACGCCACCCTGTACGCCCTGGCCAAGATGAACGGGCGCGCCGCCTTCATCCCGCCCCAGATGCACAGCACGCTGGCCCCCATCTTCCGAATCACCCTCCCGGTCCTGCACGACGCCACGGCCAGGAGCATCCCCTGGGAGAACTACCACCTGAACGACTGGATGGAGGAGCAGTACCGCCACATCCCCGGGGAGTACGTGCGCCTCACCGGCTACCCCTGCTCCTGGACCTTCTACCACCACCTCCGCGCCGAGATCCTCCAGGAGTTCACCCTGCACGCCCACGTGCGTGAGGAGGCCCAGAACTTCCTGCGGGGTCTGCGGGTGAACGGCAGCCGGCCGAGCACCTACGTGGGGGTCCACGTGCGCCGAGGGGACTACGTCCACGTCATGCCCAACGTGTGGAAGGGCGTGGTGGCCGACCGGCGATACCTAGAGCAGGCCCTGGACTGGTTCCGCGCTCGCCACCGCAGCCCGCTCTTCGTGATTACCAGCGACGACATGGCCTGGTGCCGGAGGAACATCAACAGCTCCCACCAGGACGTGGTGTTTGCAGGCAACGGCCGGCAGGGCTCGCCGGCCAGGGACTTTGCGCTCCTCACGCAGTGTAACCATACCGTCATCACCGTGGGCACCTTCGGCATCTGGGCCGCCTACCTCACCGGGGGGAACACCGTCTACCTGGCCAACTTCACCCTGCCCGGCTCCCGATTCCACATGGTCTTTAAGCCCCAGGCGGCCTTCCTGCCCGAGTGGGTGGGCATCGCAGCCAACCTGGGGCAGGCCAGAGGGAGCCACCCCTAG
- the LOC122420846 gene encoding galactoside 2-alpha-L-fucosyltransferase SEC1 isoform X2, whose amino-acid sequence MRFWATCPSSSTLSFLFVIFAVSTVFHCHRRLALVPTPWAYAGRVVLFPRHLHGGVFTINAIGRLGNQMGEYATLYALAKMNGRAAFIPPQMHSTLAPIFRITLPVLHDATARSIPWENYHLNDWMEEQYRHIPGEYVRLTGYPCSWTFYHHLRAEILQEFTLHAHVREEAQNFLRGLRVNGSRPSTYVGVHVRRGDYVHVMPNVWKGVVADRRYLEQALDWFRARHRSPLFVITSDDMAWCRRNINSSHQDVVFAGNGRQGSPARDFALLTQCNHTVITVGTFGIWAAYLTGGNTVYLANFTLPGSRFHMVFKPQAAFLPEWVGIAANLGQARGSHP is encoded by the coding sequence ATGAGATTCTGGGCCACCTGcccttcctcctccaccctctccttcctctttgtcATCTTTGCGGTGTCCACTGTTTTCCATTGCCACCGGCGCCTGGCCCTGGTGCCCACCCCTTGGGCCTATGCAGGTCGCGTGGTCTTGTTCCCCAGACACCTTCATGGGGGCGTGTTCACCATCAACGCCATAGGCCGCCTGGGGAACCAGATGGGGGAGTACGCCACCCTGTACGCCCTGGCCAAGATGAACGGGCGCGCCGCCTTCATCCCGCCCCAGATGCACAGCACGCTGGCCCCCATCTTCCGAATCACCCTCCCGGTCCTGCACGACGCCACGGCCAGGAGCATCCCCTGGGAGAACTACCACCTGAACGACTGGATGGAGGAGCAGTACCGCCACATCCCCGGGGAGTACGTGCGCCTCACCGGCTACCCCTGCTCCTGGACCTTCTACCACCACCTCCGCGCCGAGATCCTCCAGGAGTTCACCCTGCACGCCCACGTGCGTGAGGAGGCCCAGAACTTCCTGCGGGGTCTGCGGGTGAACGGCAGCCGGCCGAGCACCTACGTGGGGGTCCACGTGCGCCGAGGGGACTACGTCCACGTCATGCCCAACGTGTGGAAGGGCGTGGTGGCCGACCGGCGATACCTAGAGCAGGCCCTGGACTGGTTCCGCGCTCGCCACCGCAGCCCGCTCTTCGTGATTACCAGCGACGACATGGCCTGGTGCCGGAGGAACATCAACAGCTCCCACCAGGACGTGGTGTTTGCAGGCAACGGCCGGCAGGGCTCGCCGGCCAGGGACTTTGCGCTCCTCACGCAGTGTAACCATACCGTCATCACCGTGGGCACCTTCGGCATCTGGGCCGCCTACCTCACCGGGGGGAACACCGTCTACCTGGCCAACTTCACCCTGCCCGGCTCCCGATTCCACATGGTCTTTAAGCCCCAGGCGGCCTTCCTGCCCGAGTGGGTGGGCATCGCAGCCAACCTGGGGCAGGCCAGAGGGAGCCACCCCTAG